The following are from one region of the Paenibacillus protaetiae genome:
- a CDS encoding DUF421 domain-containing protein: MRTLLIYLVVFLVMRFMGKREIGKLSVFDLVISVMIAEIAVFIIEDTKRPIWEGILPMVILLVVQIGISLLILKNRTIRKVFDGKPSIIIAKGKLDREVMKKQRYNLDDLLLQLRENNIQNVADVEFAILETSGKLSVIEKDSADGKQDEKKEEGKSGDVAIPSKYRFEILPIPLIMDGKVQDENLQKLEKTRFWLKNVLQEKGVHDFKDVFLCTIDYKGKLFVDAVRKSH; the protein is encoded by the coding sequence ATGCGGACGCTGCTTATTTATTTGGTTGTTTTCCTTGTCATGCGATTTATGGGCAAAAGGGAAATCGGCAAACTGTCCGTATTTGATTTGGTTATTTCGGTCATGATCGCTGAAATTGCGGTGTTTATTATCGAAGACACGAAACGCCCGATATGGGAAGGCATATTGCCGATGGTCATTTTGCTTGTTGTACAGATCGGAATTTCGCTGTTGATCTTAAAAAATAGAACGATCCGCAAAGTATTTGACGGCAAACCGAGCATTATTATTGCCAAAGGCAAGCTGGACCGCGAAGTAATGAAGAAACAGCGCTACAATCTGGATGATCTGCTGCTTCAGCTCCGGGAAAATAACATTCAAAATGTGGCGGACGTGGAGTTCGCAATCCTGGAAACTTCCGGTAAGCTGTCGGTCATCGAAAAGGATTCGGCTGACGGCAAGCAGGATGAGAAGAAAGAAGAAGGGAAAAGCGGCGACGTTGCAATCCCTTCGAAATACCGGTTTGAAATATTGCCGATTCCGCTTATTATGGATGGCAAGGTTCAGGATGAAAATTTGCAAAAGCTTGAAAAAACGCGATTTTGGCTCAAAAATGTGCTGCAAGAAAAAGGGGTTCACGATTTCAAGGATGTGTTTCTATGCACCATCGACTATAAAGGCAAGCTGTTTGTCGATGCAGTCCGGAAATCGCATTAA
- the spoVB gene encoding stage V sporulation protein B — MTKQSFLKGAMILLAAGIINRLLGFVPRIALPRIIGAEGVGIFQLSYPFLSVLLTLITGGIPLAVAKWIAEADSKGDSFRIKHIFRTAMLLTTSIAAVMTILLLLFAPWITTHLLPDKRVLNSFLCMAPMLLIIAVSSVFRGYYQGKQNMIPTASSQVVETILRIACQLTFAYYFLPMGLEWAAAGSMLGVLVGEIAGLAVMLFTFAGERKKAAEASRNEPAAKGEPVLGKLLQLSVPVTASRLVGSLSYLLESIFTARSLAAAGIATGIATAQYGALQGMIIPLVLLPTALTYSLAVSLVPSLSEAAAKGDKDTIHNQLNQSMRLALITGAPFVVVMTLFAEPICRMLYDHSDIAPLLAWMAPVGLFIYLQAPLQAALQALDKPGTALMNTFIGAAVKLFLIVTLASDPNLGIKGALIAINVNIVLVTLLHAISVQLAIGFRLKLLDFIKIGAAMTIMGGAAQFTMNHNMLPKEWGNLLAACAASVAVYLILLIWMRVINRYDMQRLPGIRRWFR; from the coding sequence ATGACCAAACAATCTTTTCTAAAAGGAGCCATGATCCTGCTTGCAGCGGGCATTATTAACCGTCTGCTCGGATTTGTGCCCCGCATTGCGCTCCCGAGAATTATCGGTGCGGAAGGAGTTGGTATATTTCAGCTCAGCTACCCGTTCCTCTCTGTTCTGCTGACCCTTATTACCGGAGGAATCCCGCTGGCGGTAGCAAAATGGATAGCAGAAGCCGATTCAAAAGGAGATTCGTTCCGGATCAAGCATATTTTCAGAACGGCTATGCTTCTGACGACCTCGATCGCTGCTGTCATGACGATACTGCTGCTGCTTTTTGCACCATGGATTACAACCCACCTGCTCCCTGACAAGCGTGTGCTGAACAGCTTTTTATGCATGGCGCCCATGCTGCTTATTATCGCAGTATCATCTGTCTTCCGCGGGTACTATCAGGGTAAACAAAATATGATTCCGACCGCCTCCTCGCAGGTGGTGGAGACGATATTGCGCATCGCATGCCAGTTAACCTTTGCATATTATTTCCTTCCGATGGGACTGGAATGGGCGGCAGCAGGCTCTATGCTGGGCGTATTGGTTGGTGAAATCGCAGGGCTTGCCGTCATGTTGTTTACATTCGCAGGGGAGAGAAAAAAAGCGGCTGAAGCGAGCCGCAATGAGCCGGCAGCCAAAGGCGAGCCGGTGTTAGGCAAGCTGCTTCAGCTATCGGTGCCGGTTACCGCCAGCCGACTAGTCGGGTCGCTGTCTTATTTGCTGGAATCAATATTTACGGCGCGCAGCCTTGCTGCCGCAGGCATTGCCACCGGCATCGCGACAGCTCAATACGGCGCGCTGCAGGGCATGATTATTCCGCTAGTGCTGCTTCCTACGGCATTAACGTATTCGCTTGCCGTCTCGCTGGTGCCCTCCCTTTCGGAAGCTGCAGCCAAAGGCGACAAGGATACGATCCATAACCAGCTGAATCAGTCGATGAGGCTTGCGCTTATCACCGGCGCTCCATTTGTTGTAGTCATGACGCTGTTTGCCGAGCCGATTTGCCGAATGCTGTACGACCACTCCGATATCGCGCCGCTGCTCGCATGGATGGCTCCGGTCGGCTTGTTTATTTATTTGCAGGCGCCGCTACAAGCCGCCCTTCAAGCTTTGGACAAACCGGGTACGGCGCTAATGAATACCTTTATCGGAGCGGCGGTCAAGCTGTTCCTGATCGTTACGCTCGCATCGGATCCGAATCTGGGCATTAAAGGCGCTTTAATTGCGATCAACGTCAATATTGTCCTTGTAACGCTGCTTCACGCCATTAGTGTGCAGCTGGCAATCGGATTCCGTCTGAAGCTGCTTGATTTTATTAAAATCGGCGCAGCTATGACCATTATGGGCGGTGCAGCCCAATTTACGATGAACCATAATATGCTGCCAAAAGAATGGGGCAATCTGCTTGCCGCTTGTGCAGCAAGCGTTGCCGTGTACCTCATTTTGCTCATATGGATGAGAGTCATTAACCGCTACGATATGCAGCGTCTGCCCGGCATCCGCAGATGGTTCCGTTGA
- a CDS encoding post-transcriptional regulator: MDGLDEDMKELCKSKAEEFRLIGYEHVTWEEIWQCVSEKYTKKGIPAIHEVVNDILTLKVTKFMNYLTMSAFKGNPFT; encoded by the coding sequence ATGGATGGATTGGACGAGGACATGAAGGAGCTGTGCAAAAGCAAAGCCGAGGAATTCCGGCTCATTGGTTATGAGCATGTAACGTGGGAAGAAATATGGCAATGTGTCAGCGAGAAATATACAAAAAAAGGGATACCCGCAATTCATGAAGTGGTAAACGATATTCTTACGTTAAAAGTAACCAAATTTATGAATTATTTAACGATGAGCGCTTTTAAAGGAAACCCTTTTACGTAA
- the secD gene encoding protein translocase subunit SecD: MNWKRLAAFLAIVIIMLAVVAGTSPSLVKDIRLGLDLKGGFEILYEATPLEGGEKVTPESLKETARSLEARADKLGIAEPEITTEGTNRIRVKLAGVANEDEVRKVIGEPVNLTFRAPDGTIKLKGTDFVENGAKVEYDQLGHPLVTIKLKNAQLFEDVTRSLIGKTLAIYLDDTMISNPSVNSAISGGTAQISGSFTLDEANDLKDKINMGALPLKLTEKYTQSVGAQLGKQSLHQTVEAGLIGTAIILVFLIILFRVPGVVAAITVITYTWLLILVFWLMNATLTLPGIAAFVLGIGMAVDANIIMYERIKEEIRSGKSLLSSLKAGSKNSFRTIMDANVTNIIASIVLYWVGNGAIRGFALTMIFSILVSIVTNIFLSRLLIQLLIRSNLFKKPSYYGVKESEIREL; encoded by the coding sequence ATGAACTGGAAGAGACTGGCTGCCTTCCTCGCGATCGTAATTATTATGCTTGCCGTTGTCGCGGGGACGAGCCCTTCACTAGTCAAGGACATCAGGCTAGGATTGGATTTGAAAGGCGGCTTCGAGATCTTGTACGAAGCAACTCCTTTAGAGGGCGGAGAGAAAGTAACTCCGGAATCGCTGAAGGAAACCGCGCGCAGCCTGGAAGCCAGGGCGGACAAGCTTGGTATTGCCGAACCGGAAATTACGACGGAAGGCACCAATCGCATTCGCGTGAAACTTGCCGGCGTTGCCAATGAAGACGAAGTGCGCAAAGTAATCGGCGAGCCGGTTAACTTGACGTTCCGCGCTCCGGACGGCACGATCAAGCTGAAAGGAACGGACTTCGTCGAGAACGGCGCTAAAGTCGAATATGACCAATTGGGCCATCCGCTTGTTACGATTAAGCTGAAAAACGCCCAATTGTTTGAAGACGTTACCCGTTCGCTGATCGGCAAGACGCTTGCTATATATTTGGATGATACGATGATTTCGAATCCGTCCGTCAACAGTGCAATCAGCGGCGGCACGGCGCAAATCTCCGGCAGCTTTACGCTGGATGAAGCCAACGATTTGAAGGATAAAATCAATATGGGCGCGCTTCCGCTTAAGCTGACGGAAAAATATACGCAAAGCGTAGGAGCACAGCTGGGCAAGCAGTCCCTGCACCAAACGGTTGAAGCCGGACTTATCGGCACGGCCATTATTCTCGTCTTTTTGATTATTTTGTTCCGTGTGCCGGGTGTCGTTGCCGCCATAACGGTTATTACTTACACTTGGCTGCTTATTCTTGTATTCTGGCTCATGAACGCGACGTTAACGCTTCCGGGCATTGCGGCGTTTGTGCTCGGGATCGGGATGGCGGTTGACGCCAATATCATTATGTACGAACGGATTAAAGAAGAAATCCGCAGCGGCAAGAGCCTGCTTTCTTCCTTAAAAGCCGGCTCCAAAAACTCGTTCCGTACCATTATGGACGCCAACGTTACGAACATCATCGCCAGCATCGTGCTTTATTGGGTCGGCAACGGCGCGATCCGCGGCTTTGCGCTTACGATGATCTTCAGTATTCTCGTGAGTATCGTAACGAACATTTTCTTGTCCCGTCTTCTTATTCAGCTTCTGATTAGAAGCAATCTGTTCAAGAAGCCATCCTACTACGGAGTGAAGGAGTCGGAGATCCGTGAACTTTAA
- the secF gene encoding protein translocase subunit SecF: protein MNFNTKIRFDFIKHSNKFFIFSGILTLLGIISLLVFQLNYGVDFKAGTNMDITVGKTTTQAESIELLKQAGYDKVKLTVGGNNNERVSVRFDEVLPQDKVNVVKKAFTDKFGAKASFEVNVVSPDMAQELGKKAIIAIVVASAAIMLYVIIRFEWRFSLAAIIAILYDAFFVVTMFSLFHFEVNLPFIAAVLTTIGYSINDKIVIFDRIRENLRFGKYKTKEQLSEMVNASLWQTMARNIYTVAAVLIVAVSLFLFGSESIKLFALAKIFGLASGAYSSICIASPLWLILKSKEKKKVAAKPKTNP from the coding sequence GTGAACTTTAATACCAAAATACGTTTTGATTTTATTAAGCACAGCAACAAGTTTTTTATCTTTTCCGGGATTTTGACGCTGCTGGGCATTATTTCGCTCCTCGTGTTCCAATTGAATTACGGGGTTGACTTTAAAGCCGGCACGAACATGGATATAACGGTAGGAAAAACGACTACTCAAGCAGAGTCTATCGAGCTTTTAAAGCAAGCAGGCTACGACAAAGTGAAGCTAACCGTCGGCGGCAATAACAACGAACGCGTATCGGTGCGTTTTGACGAGGTGCTGCCGCAGGATAAAGTGAATGTGGTGAAGAAAGCATTTACCGATAAATTTGGTGCGAAAGCTTCTTTTGAAGTCAACGTCGTATCGCCGGATATGGCGCAAGAGCTTGGCAAAAAAGCGATTATCGCGATTGTTGTCGCCAGCGCGGCGATTATGCTTTACGTGATTATCCGCTTCGAATGGCGTTTCTCGCTGGCGGCGATTATTGCCATTTTGTACGATGCGTTTTTTGTCGTTACGATGTTCTCGCTGTTCCATTTCGAGGTGAACCTGCCGTTTATCGCCGCGGTTCTGACGACTATCGGTTATTCGATTAACGATAAAATCGTTATTTTCGACCGGATTCGCGAAAATCTTCGTTTCGGCAAATATAAAACGAAAGAACAGCTGTCCGAGATGGTTAACGCCAGCCTCTGGCAGACGATGGCCCGGAACATTTATACCGTTGCTGCGGTATTGATCGTGGCGGTTTCGTTGTTCTTGTTCGGCAGTGAATCAATTAAGCTGTTTGCTCTTGCGAAAATTTTTGGTTTGGCCAGCGGCGCATACTCGTCGATTTGTATCGCGAGCCCGCTTTGGCTCATTCTGAAAAGCAAGGAAAAGAAAAAAGTAGCGGCAAAACCAAAAACAAATCCTTAA
- a CDS encoding cation diffusion facilitator family transporter: MRDVKAESMSGLWGSALLALLKGIVGWLSGSKALLADAFHSAAELSGSIAKLAASRSERSGSREPDSKGANTGNTRAEEIVSVVLSACWLVIGLEIGISALRDFSLGIEEAPHWSAVVMALAGLLVKQLLFRSRQGHAGLYSSLAVLAGAGGALIGKAASLPLLYYFDPAASIVIAVMMIANGYRLIVSAVRTEPQTVYPAKDTEDMMQLVQRIEGVVTVESLKAKEQGHYVVADIVISVNPRISMMEGQEIGKRVKQLVLKRFAHVTDVSIYVEAYNPGYPYKSNHDPNQEQMTTLIQ, from the coding sequence ATGCGAGATGTTAAAGCTGAGAGCATGTCTGGGCTTTGGGGCAGCGCCTTACTTGCTTTGCTGAAAGGGATTGTCGGGTGGCTCTCCGGAAGTAAAGCGCTGCTGGCCGACGCTTTTCATTCGGCCGCTGAACTTTCCGGTTCAATCGCCAAGCTTGCCGCCTCGCGTTCGGAGCGGTCGGGCTCGAGGGAACCGGATTCCAAAGGCGCAAACACCGGCAATACACGCGCCGAAGAAATCGTTTCTGTTGTTTTATCCGCGTGCTGGTTAGTGATCGGCCTTGAAATCGGTATTTCGGCATTGCGGGATTTTTCGTTAGGCATTGAGGAAGCGCCTCATTGGAGCGCGGTTGTGATGGCTTTGGCCGGACTGCTGGTGAAGCAGCTGTTATTCCGCAGCAGGCAGGGTCATGCGGGGCTCTATTCATCGCTTGCCGTTTTGGCAGGGGCAGGCGGGGCGTTAATCGGTAAGGCGGCATCGCTGCCGCTGCTTTATTATTTTGATCCGGCGGCTTCCATCGTGATTGCAGTCATGATGATCGCGAACGGATACCGGCTAATTGTCTCGGCAGTCCGCACGGAACCGCAAACCGTATATCCGGCAAAGGATACCGAGGATATGATGCAGCTGGTGCAGCGCATCGAAGGTGTTGTAACAGTGGAATCGCTGAAAGCGAAAGAGCAGGGCCATTATGTCGTTGCGGATATCGTCATCAGTGTGAATCCGCGTATTTCCATGATGGAAGGGCAAGAAATCGGCAAGCGCGTGAAGCAGCTTGTGCTGAAACGATTTGCCCATGTAACGGACGTGTCCATATATGTCGAAGCTTATAATCCTGGTTATCCGTATAAGTCAAACCACGATCCAAATCAGGAGCAGATGACGACATTGATCCAATAG
- the recJ gene encoding single-stranded-DNA-specific exonuclease RecJ has protein sequence MIKQKTRWTITPWSEQEEQQAGLLAETLRLSPLVARLLVRRGCSDPAVAERFLFAGPQHLHDPFLLKGMKEAAERIHSAGETGEKIRIYGDYDADGVSSTSLLVYLFRELGYDYDYYIPHRMLEGYGLNRKALELAAEDGVKLIVTVDTGISAFEEIEYAKELGLDVVVTDHHEPPERIPDAVAVVNPKQHDCPYPFKGLAGVGVAFKLAHALLGSAPLQWADIVCLGTIADLMPLTDENRILVREGLALLQTMEKPGFRALAEVSGIEQGQVTATSVGFGIAPRINAAGRLDHARRAVELLISPSYDEAILTASALDLLNKERQRLVEGIVKEAEEQWASKAAHAEAEGVPVPSVIVLAGEGWNVGIIGIVASKLLERHYKPTIIFGIDPDTGMAKGSARSIDGFDLHAALTECEALLDHYGGHQAAAGMSLHRDNLPALEQQMSGLADRWLTADDWIPKTSIDLICGVEEATLQTISQLSQLEPFGNANPSRGFYSAGQRLATAGQSARTTNI, from the coding sequence GTGATCAAACAAAAAACGCGCTGGACCATAACGCCCTGGAGTGAACAAGAAGAGCAGCAGGCCGGCCTTTTAGCCGAGACGCTTCGTTTGTCGCCGCTTGTTGCGAGATTGCTCGTCAGGCGCGGCTGCAGCGATCCGGCTGTCGCTGAACGTTTTTTATTCGCCGGGCCGCAGCATTTGCATGATCCTTTTTTGTTAAAAGGAATGAAAGAAGCTGCCGAGCGAATCCACAGCGCAGGGGAAACCGGAGAAAAAATCCGGATATACGGCGATTATGACGCAGACGGCGTTTCAAGCACTTCGCTTCTTGTCTATTTATTTCGCGAACTTGGTTATGATTATGATTATTATATCCCGCATCGTATGCTCGAAGGTTACGGCTTGAACCGCAAGGCGCTGGAACTGGCGGCGGAAGACGGCGTCAAGCTGATCGTTACGGTAGATACCGGCATAAGCGCATTCGAGGAGATTGAATATGCAAAAGAGTTGGGTCTCGATGTGGTGGTCACCGACCATCATGAACCGCCTGAGCGAATTCCGGATGCCGTTGCGGTTGTTAACCCGAAGCAGCATGACTGCCCTTATCCGTTTAAAGGCTTGGCCGGCGTAGGCGTAGCGTTCAAGCTGGCGCATGCGCTGTTAGGCTCAGCGCCGCTGCAGTGGGCAGATATTGTGTGCCTCGGCACGATTGCCGACTTAATGCCGCTTACGGATGAAAACCGCATTCTTGTGCGTGAAGGGCTTGCGCTGCTGCAGACGATGGAAAAACCCGGATTCAGAGCGCTTGCGGAAGTGTCCGGCATTGAGCAGGGGCAGGTAACCGCAACATCGGTCGGTTTCGGCATTGCACCGCGCATTAATGCAGCCGGCCGGCTGGATCATGCCAGAAGGGCGGTGGAGCTGCTTATATCGCCTTCTTATGACGAAGCGATATTAACCGCTTCTGCACTTGATTTGCTGAATAAAGAGCGGCAGCGGCTGGTGGAGGGTATCGTCAAGGAAGCGGAAGAACAGTGGGCTTCCAAGGCGGCACATGCGGAAGCGGAAGGCGTGCCCGTCCCATCCGTCATTGTGCTCGCCGGCGAAGGCTGGAATGTGGGCATTATCGGCATCGTCGCCTCCAAGCTGCTAGAGCGCCATTATAAGCCAACCATTATTTTCGGCATTGACCCGGATACCGGCATGGCCAAAGGTTCGGCCAGATCGATTGACGGCTTTGATCTGCATGCCGCACTTACGGAATGCGAAGCGCTGCTGGATCATTACGGCGGCCATCAGGCTGCAGCCGGGATGAGCTTGCATCGCGACAATCTTCCTGCCTTGGAGCAGCAGATGAGCGGCCTGGCGGACCGATGGCTGACGGCGGATGACTGGATACCGAAAACGTCCATCGATTTGATATGCGGCGTTGAGGAAGCGACACTGCAAACGATCAGCCAGCTTAGCCAGCTGGAGCCGTTTGGCAACGCCAATCCTTCCCGCGGCTTTTATTCCGCCGGGCAAAGATTGGCGACCGCCGGGCAATCGGCAAGGACAACAAACATTTGA
- a CDS encoding single-stranded-DNA-specific exonuclease C-terminal domain-containing protein: protein MGKDNKHLKLTVRSRTSTLDVIGFGYGEHAALINSQTELDLLGELSVNEWNGQRKPQLQIHDLRTSPPSPAFPEREQFGLLYKHLRQHKRFPIEGLTETLARTVRLTPEMIALMLDVFTELEFIRLDEEAQELVVADSPAKRDLSSSEAYRAAKRQTDTVYMSGVSS from the coding sequence ATCGGCAAGGACAACAAACATTTGAAGCTGACGGTCCGCAGCAGGACAAGCACACTGGATGTTATCGGGTTCGGGTACGGGGAGCATGCGGCGCTTATAAATTCGCAAACCGAACTCGATCTGTTAGGCGAGCTTTCAGTGAATGAATGGAACGGCCAGCGCAAGCCGCAGCTGCAAATTCATGATTTAAGGACAAGCCCGCCAAGCCCTGCTTTTCCGGAAAGAGAGCAGTTCGGGCTGCTGTATAAGCATCTCCGCCAGCATAAGCGGTTTCCGATTGAAGGGTTAACCGAAACGTTAGCGCGAACCGTCCGTCTTACACCGGAGATGATCGCTCTCATGCTGGACGTGTTTACAGAGCTTGAATTTATCCGGCTGGATGAGGAGGCGCAGGAGCTGGTTGTAGCTGATTCGCCGGCCAAACGGGATTTAAGCTCATCCGAAGCATACCGCGCTGCGAAGCGGCAGACGGACACTGTATACATGAGCGGGGTTTCAAGCTAG
- a CDS encoding adenine phosphoribosyltransferase encodes MNFKDYIRVIPDFPQPGIKFKDITPLLNDGPAYKEAIAALKELVKHLEIDVIAGPEARGFVIGAPLALELGVGFVPIRKKGKLPYETIEASYDLEYGNDSLTMHVDAIQPGQRVLIADDLLATGGTIATSVKLVRQLGGTVAGAAFLIELGYLTGRDKLEGIDIVSLLKYE; translated from the coding sequence ATAAATTTTAAAGACTATATCCGGGTTATTCCGGATTTCCCGCAGCCGGGCATTAAATTTAAAGATATTACGCCGCTGCTGAACGACGGCCCGGCTTATAAAGAGGCCATTGCCGCGTTAAAAGAACTTGTCAAGCATTTGGAAATCGATGTTATCGCCGGTCCGGAAGCACGCGGTTTTGTCATCGGCGCGCCGCTTGCGCTCGAGCTTGGCGTTGGGTTCGTGCCGATCCGCAAAAAAGGCAAGCTTCCTTATGAGACGATTGAAGCGAGCTACGACCTGGAATACGGCAACGACAGCTTGACCATGCATGTAGATGCGATCCAACCGGGGCAACGCGTCCTAATTGCTGATGATCTGCTTGCAACAGGAGGCACCATTGCGACTTCGGTTAAATTGGTCCGCCAGCTTGGCGGTACAGTAGCCGGTGCAGCTTTTTTGATTGAGCTTGGTTATTTGACCGGCCGTGACAAGCTGGAAGGCATTGATATTGTTTCGTTGTTGAAATACGAGTAG
- a CDS encoding RelA/SpoT family protein has product MGIEQLIEKASAYLKEQDLLRIREAYDFAEQAHHGQVRKSGEPYILHPVAVAEILVNMQMDVMSIIAALLHDVVEDTTVDLATVKAKFGDTCAMLVDGLTKLEKIQFRSKEEQQNENYRKMFLAMTQDIRVILIKLADRLHNMRTLKFQSEEAQRRIAYETLEIFCPIAHRLGISAIKWEMEDIALRYLNPQQYYRIANLMKKKRAEREKHIEDVIDRIKEKLAEMGIDGDISGRPKHIYSIYKKMHAKNKQFNEIYDLLAIRIIVDNIKDCYATLGIIHTLWKPMPGRFKDYIAMPKANMYQSLHTTVIGPNGEPTEVQIRTWEMHRTSEYGIAAHWVYKEGSSSPNGNFEDRLSWVRELMELQHDTQNAAEFMESLKMDFFSDLVFVFTPSGEVIELPSGSVPLDFAYRIHTEVGNRTIGAKVNGRIVPLDHKLKTGDIIEILTSKHSYGPSQDWIKIAQSSHARSKIRQWFKKEKREENVAKGRESIERELRKLGLEPSVWMTDDKLQEVATKFTFNDIEDMMSAIGFGGLTGAQVCTRLTEKLRKEAEKSNIIDLAEPKENKSPGSKKNRPTNGIMVKGVDNLLVRFARCCNPVPGDAIIGYITRGRGVSVHRIDCPNIPFGVEGEEAERVIEVAWDEGIESNYSVDIEIAGQDRSGLLNEVLQAVYESKTNITAVTGRSVKNKMVMIHMTIMIRNVEHLSSVVEKIKRVKDIYSVQRIINS; this is encoded by the coding sequence ATGGGCATAGAGCAGTTAATTGAAAAGGCGTCTGCCTATCTGAAGGAACAAGACTTATTACGCATCAGGGAAGCCTATGATTTTGCTGAGCAAGCCCATCACGGCCAAGTGCGCAAGTCGGGTGAGCCTTATATCTTGCATCCTGTGGCCGTAGCGGAAATATTGGTCAACATGCAGATGGACGTCATGTCGATTATTGCTGCGCTGCTGCATGATGTCGTAGAAGATACAACCGTTGATCTGGCAACGGTCAAAGCGAAATTTGGCGATACATGCGCCATGCTGGTCGACGGGTTAACAAAGCTGGAAAAAATCCAATTCCGGTCGAAGGAAGAGCAGCAGAACGAAAACTACCGCAAAATGTTCTTGGCGATGACACAGGACATTCGCGTTATTTTAATTAAGCTGGCCGACCGGCTTCATAATATGCGCACGTTAAAGTTTCAGTCGGAGGAAGCGCAGCGCCGGATTGCGTATGAAACGCTGGAAATTTTTTGCCCGATTGCGCACCGGCTTGGTATTTCTGCGATCAAATGGGAGATGGAAGATATTGCGCTCCGCTATTTGAACCCGCAGCAGTATTACCGGATCGCCAATCTGATGAAAAAGAAGCGGGCGGAACGCGAGAAGCATATTGAGGACGTTATCGACCGGATTAAAGAAAAGCTTGCGGAAATGGGCATCGACGGCGACATCTCGGGACGCCCCAAACATATATACAGCATTTATAAAAAAATGCATGCCAAAAACAAGCAGTTTAATGAGATTTACGACTTGCTTGCGATCCGGATTATCGTGGATAACATTAAGGACTGTTACGCGACGCTTGGCATTATCCATACGTTGTGGAAACCGATGCCTGGGCGGTTCAAGGACTATATCGCAATGCCCAAAGCAAACATGTACCAGTCGCTCCATACAACGGTCATCGGGCCAAACGGGGAGCCGACGGAAGTGCAGATCCGCACTTGGGAAATGCACCGCACGTCGGAGTACGGTATCGCGGCGCATTGGGTATATAAAGAAGGCAGCTCGTCGCCAAACGGCAATTTTGAAGACCGCTTGTCCTGGGTACGCGAGCTGATGGAGCTGCAGCATGACACGCAAAATGCGGCCGAGTTCATGGAATCGCTGAAGATGGATTTCTTCTCCGATCTTGTATTTGTATTTACGCCAAGCGGGGAAGTGATCGAGCTTCCTTCAGGATCGGTGCCGCTTGATTTTGCGTACCGCATTCATACGGAGGTTGGCAACCGCACTATCGGAGCGAAGGTAAACGGCAGAATCGTGCCGCTGGACCATAAGCTGAAAACCGGCGATATTATCGAGATTTTGACATCCAAGCATTCCTACGGACCAAGCCAGGACTGGATTAAAATTGCGCAATCCTCACATGCGCGCAGTAAAATCCGGCAATGGTTCAAGAAGGAAAAACGCGAGGAAAATGTCGCCAAAGGCCGCGAGTCGATTGAACGCGAGCTGAGGAAGCTTGGTTTAGAGCCGTCCGTATGGATGACAGACGACAAGCTGCAGGAAGTGGCGACGAAATTTACGTTTAACGATATAGAAGATATGATGTCGGCGATCGGCTTCGGCGGTTTGACGGGTGCCCAGGTATGTACGAGACTGACCGAAAAGCTGCGCAAGGAAGCGGAAAAATCGAATATTATTGATTTGGCCGAACCGAAAGAAAACAAATCGCCGGGCTCCAAGAAAAACCGCCCCACCAACGGCATTATGGTCAAAGGGGTCGACAACTTGCTTGTCCGTTTTGCCCGCTGCTGCAATCCGGTGCCGGGTGACGCCATTATCGGCTATATTACGCGCGGCCGCGGCGTTTCCGTCCATCGTATCGACTGTCCGAACATTCCGTTTGGCGTCGAAGGCGAAGAAGCGGAACGCGTCATTGAAGTGGCGTGGGACGAAGGTATCGAGTCGAACTACAGCGTCGATATCGAAATCGCCGGACAAGACCGCTCGGGCTTGCTGAACGAGGTGCTGCAGGCGGTTTATGAAAGCAAAACGAACATTACGGCGGTTACTGGCCGTTCGGTTAAAAATAAAATGGTCATGATCCATATGACGATCATGATTCGCAATGTGGAGCATCTGTCATCCGTTGTGGAAAAAATTAAACGGGTGAAGGACATTTATTCCGTGCAGCGGATCATTAACAGCTAA